A window of Candidatus Brocadiia bacterium genomic DNA:
CCCAGAGCATCACCTTATCCGAAACCAGCTGCATCAGGTCCTTATCACCGGTGACTATTATCGTTTCCAGTTTGTGTTCATTGGCAAACTTGACCAATGTCCCGATGACGTCATCCGCTTCATACCCCTGTTTTTCCAGCATCGGGATGTTGAACGCCTCGGTCAGTTTCTTTATGTATGGTATCTGCGGCTTGAGCTCATCCGGCATATCCGGGCGGTTGGCCTTGTATTCCTTGTACATATCCTCCCGGAAGGTCGGCCCTTTGGCGTCAAAGGCAATAGCCAGGTAATCCGGCTTGACGTCGCGCACTATTTTAAGCAGCATGGTTACGAACCCGTAGATGGCGTTGGTCGGCATGCCCTTGGAATTGGAAAGGCTCCGGATGGCGTAGAACGCCCGGTAGATATAAGAGCTCCCATCAATCAGGTAGAATTTCATTTGGCCGACATCTTGCCATAACCATACTCTTTGTCAACCAAAAAGCATAGCGGATTATTTAGCTTGACAAAACAGCCGCCGTTTGCAAACATCTATCCGGAGTTAATGGAATGAAACTGTTTCGCGCCATAACCGTTACCGGATGCCTGATATTATCCGGTCTGGCCCACCCGGCCGATAAAGACCCATCGCCTGATTCATTCACCAAGAAACGCATGGAGATGTTGGCCAGTAAGGACTCGAAAGCGCGTTCACAGGCAACCTCGAACCTCGGCTCCGTCGGCCACCGCGAAGCCATCCCCAAAATCATCGAGCTCCTCAACGATTGGGACCGCGATGTGCGCGAATCGGCCATCGATGCTTTGGGCAACCTGGGTGCCAAGGAAGCCGCGCCTCAGCTCATCAATCTGCTGGCCGACAAAACCGCGACCACCTCGTTCTCGGCCAGCTCGGCCCTGGCTCAGGTTAACGCCCGCGATAAAATACCGGAACTGCTCAAACTGACCAAGCACGAGGACATCAACGTCCGCTGCCTGGCCATCTCGACCCTGGGTTTTATGTGCGCCAAGGAAGCTATTCCGGATATCACCCGCTTCTCTAAAAATTCGCATACCTTCGTCCGCCAGTCGGCCATATACGCCCTGGCCAACATCGGCGCCAAGGAAACCGTGCCGGAACTTATCAAGGCGCTTAAGGACACCGAACCGGTCATCAGCCACGCCGCCGCCTACGCCCTGTCCAAACTTAACGCCAAGGAAGCCATTCCTGAAATAATCAAGCGCATCAGCGAAGAGGACGACGAGGTCCGCTTTACCCCGGCCCGGGCCCTGGGCCGGCTCGGCGCCAAGGAGGCTATCCCGGAATTATTGAAACTGCTCCAGTTCGGCACGCGCAACGCCCGCCAGGGCGCGGCCGCTTCTCTGGGCGACCTGGGCGCCAAGGAAGCCATACCCGTGCTCATGGACCTCCTCAACTACCAGGACCGCTTTCTGGTGGCCGAGGCCGCCCGCTCATTGGGCAAACTCAACGCCAAGGAAGCCATCGGCAAGCTGATTGAACTGCTCAAGGACAAAAGCCTGGACGTCAACTCCGAGGCCGCCTGGGCCCTGGGTAAAATCGGAGCGCTCGAGGCCGCGCCCAAGCTCAGGGATTTCCTCAAGGGCGGCTGGTGCTTTTCCGATTCGGTCCGGATTACTTTCAGCCGCGTCTATTTCAAATCATTCCAGTCGTCCGTAGTCAAAGCACTGGCCCTGCTGGGTGATACGGAAGCCATCCCTGCCATTTTAGTTATTGCCAACGACCACCAGCATCAGTCATCCTTCGAGCGCGGCTGGGCGGCTATCGCGCTGATTGAGCTGGGCGCCCGGGACAAGCTCGACAAATCCTGCGTTGCCGATATCAGGTTCGCCTGCGATAACAGCCCGGACGAGGAAAAGGACCGGGCCAAGTCCGCCCTGAAAAAGGCCGAGGTCAAATAATTGTTGACAAATATTTATCCACGGTTATAGTGCCCTTATGAGTTTGAGCTATAAAAAACTGGCTGTCAAGTTCGCTCAGAAAATCCTCGGACGCCCTATCGGCTCTTTCTACGCACCCAAAACAGAATACTATAACTTCGACGCGCTCTGGCAGGACAACCGCATAAAATCCCGGACCGTCGCCCAGCTTGCCAAATACCTGTCCCGGAACGTCCGCGGACTGAATGGCATCAATAAAATAGTCGCCACCGATACGGTCACGGTTAATTTCTCATTCGGCACGGTGCCGGTTATCAGCTCGGTGGCCGAACGGCTCGGCAAAGACCTGCTCATCTGGAGCGAAAGCGATAACGCCGACGTCGACCCGCACCGGGTCTTCGGCAAACTCAATAAAAATGACCGGGTCCTCATCGTCCACGACCTGTTGCGCGGAGCCATTACCATAAAAGATGTGGTCAACACCATCGCCGCCCGCCGGTGCAAAATCAAAGGCATCGTCATCCTGATTAACACCACCGATGCAACCGAGCTGTCACAGATAGGCAGTTTTAATGTCGGTTACCCGGTGCCGATATATTCGTTCGTTTCTTAATGATATTCACCCCGCCAAAAAGGAGGCTTTATGAAGCTGCTCCGGATTAGTCTGACTCTCATTCTCATAACCGCCATACTGGCCCTGCCCCGGTTGTTCGTGATTGCCGCAGACGCCGCCTCCCCGGAGGCCGCGTATAACAGCTATCTCAAGGCCATTCAGTCTAACGACCTCGAGTCCGTCAAGAAGCTCATCCGCAGTTCCAGGCTGACCGAGTGGGAAAAGGACGCGGACAAAAAGCTGGCCGCGCTCCGGCAGTCCCGCCCGGCCGAAGTGGAACATATCGGCCAATCCACCAGCGGCCGGAAAGCCGTCCTGCTGGTCAAGAACGGCAATATCTCCGGCACCATAACCATGTACTGCGAAAAAAATGAATGGAAGGTCGATTTTGAATCATGGGAAGGCCAGGCTGCCCCGCCCTCGCCGGTCCGGCCGTCTCCGTCCAGCCCGGAAATACAGCCGGCCAGCAGGAACAAGCCGCCGGACAAGGACAAACCGGCCCAGCCTGTCAAGCAGTCGGCCGAAAAACCGGTCCAGGATTACTCCAAGCACGCCGCCGTGCTGGCCTACGAGAACTACCGCAAGGCGATTATGGACGGCAATGTCACCGAACTAAAAAAATACGTTCAGCCAGATAAGTGGAAAGAACTCGAGGACAGTCCCAAGGAGAAGCTGGCCATGATAAAAGGCTTTATGCCCGCCAGCGTCACCATCACAGATGTCGAGGATGAAGACAGCACCACCGCCATCATCTACGCCAAAGGCACTACCTTTGTCGGCGCGTCATTCGCTACCATTACCATGAAGCTTGAAGGCGGACAGTGGCAGGTGGTAGAAGAAAGCTGGAAGGCCGGCGACGTCAAAGAACCTAAAAGGCGCGACCCGGCGCTCCAGGGCGTACCCGGTAAAATAGCCTTTATCGATAACCGCACCGGCGAGTATGAAATCCACGTCATCAACGCCGACGGCACCAAGCCCAAGGCGGTCAGCAAGACCGGCGGGTTTAAGGAATCATTCGCCTGGTCGCCGGACGGACGCCAGATCGCTTTTGATGGCAGCAAGATGGGTTCGGACGAGAAAATACACGTGGTCAACGCCGACGGTTCCAACCAGGTAATGGTCACCGACAAAGAAGGCCGTAACAGCGACCCGATCTGGTCGGCCGACGGTTCCAAGATTGCCTTCAAAAATACGCCTACCAAGCGCGACACCAGCCCGGACGGTTCTGTCACCGTCAACTTCGGCAAAACCGAGATATGCGTGGTCAACGCCAACGGCACGGGACTGAGACAGATTACCGAAAACGCCGAGGCATCCAATTCGGAACTGAGCTGGTCGCCGGACGGCACGGAAATAGCCTATTCGGCCCTAAAGGAGAATAAATGGAATATCTTCACGGTCGAGGTGGCCACCGGCCAGACCCGCAAGCTAACCTCGGGCAACTGGGACGCCTTACCGGCCTGGTCGCCGGACGGTAAGACCCTCGCCTTTATCGGCCAGTCGGATTTCGGCGAACCGCTGTCGCTCTGCCTTGTCAACCGCGACGGTTCCGGCCAAAAGACCGTTTACCAGGACAAGGTTCAGCGCAAGCAGATTTGCTGGGCGCCCTACGGCGACCGGATGTTGTTCATCGTGTCCAAGGACGGCCATTTCAGCGACGATGTCTGCGCCATCAACCCGGACGGCACCGACCTGGTCCGGATCACCAAGACCAAGGAGCAGGAGGATTTCCCGTCCTGGTCGCCGGACGGACAGTGGGTCTGCTTCAAACGCGATCAGGAATTCTACATCGCCCGGTCCGACGGCTCCGGGCAGGAATACAAGATTTCCGACGAAAGCGGCGGCCATAAACCCTGCTGGTCGCCCCGGTAAGTAAAAATATTATTGACATTATCCGTAATTTTACTAGACTACACCCATGAGTGAGATATACGGAAAACTGGCCCTGAAGTTCGCACGGAAGGTGACCGGGATTGAAAAGGAAATCGCCGGTTTCTACGACCCCAAAACCGAGTATTACAACTTCGATGCCCTCTGGCAGGACCTCATCATCAAGTCTAAAGTCATCGCCAAGGTGAAAGAATTCATTGCCACCGAGGTGGACGGCCTCTTTACCATCTCCAAGATACTGGCCACCGACACCGTCACCATCAATTACTCGTTCGGCTCCATCCCGATAATCAGCCAGGTGTGCGACCTGCTCAAGAAAGATATGATAATCTGGTCCGAGAATCCGGACACGTCAAAGGTCGGGCCCAAGATGTTCGGCAAGCTGACCGACAAGGACGAGGTCCTGAT
This region includes:
- a CDS encoding HEAT repeat domain-containing protein; the encoded protein is MKLFRAITVTGCLILSGLAHPADKDPSPDSFTKKRMEMLASKDSKARSQATSNLGSVGHREAIPKIIELLNDWDRDVRESAIDALGNLGAKEAAPQLINLLADKTATTSFSASSALAQVNARDKIPELLKLTKHEDINVRCLAISTLGFMCAKEAIPDITRFSKNSHTFVRQSAIYALANIGAKETVPELIKALKDTEPVISHAAAYALSKLNAKEAIPEIIKRISEEDDEVRFTPARALGRLGAKEAIPELLKLLQFGTRNARQGAAASLGDLGAKEAIPVLMDLLNYQDRFLVAEAARSLGKLNAKEAIGKLIELLKDKSLDVNSEAAWALGKIGALEAAPKLRDFLKGGWCFSDSVRITFSRVYFKSFQSSVVKALALLGDTEAIPAILVIANDHQHQSSFERGWAAIALIELGARDKLDKSCVADIRFACDNSPDEEKDRAKSALKKAEVK